Genomic DNA from Cheilinus undulatus linkage group 10, ASM1832078v1, whole genome shotgun sequence:
tgtttttttctacatAGTATTACCTCTATGGTGGCCTAAAAAGCAGCCAACAGCTGTTACTGATACGGGTACAAATGTCGTTTGATGGCATCtctgaatgtaaataaaatgtttgtttttgcagtaCAACTGTTGttaatctatttattttaattcaggCCCATTCATGGTGTTTCACGCATTAGGACTATGTGGTGGTCACTACTGTTTTTCCAACTATGTCTGCTGAAAAGCTCACGACATTTGCAAATGTTTACGGTTCCTTGGGTAAGGGGCATAGTAGTTGGACTTTAAAAGGTTGCCAAAAATGGTTAGGGGCTTTTATGCGGCTTGAACATTCACCTGGTCAAAACCGTGGCCTGTTATTTCTGAAATTGCCCGAATATTTTGAGGTTTAACTCTTAAATAACGAGGGTTGACTTTACTTCATTAATTAAGACCACTTCCTGTCAGTCTGTCGTTAATTGGCACCGATTCGCTTGTACACATTTCTTCTTAGACGTTAGAGAAAACCGAGCTGGAAACATTTTCGGTTCATTTCTACACTTGTGTCCAAAAAGTCCACTTTAGGTGGCTAAATGCGACGGCAGGTTCAAAGACGTGCACATAATAGCTGACATGTTAATTGGCTATTTTTGGGAGAAAGTCAAAGAAGTTAACTTCCCCTCATTCCGTGCGGGAAAattcaatttataatttcagacatgttttaaacattaaaaacttcaGTTTTTCCTGTGACGCTTCTTTAATATAGCTGTCATGTCTCGCCTTCAAATGGAGAATGATGACTTTCAGCTGTGGTCCCTCTGAACACAAAGGGCGATGATTTTTCCTCCCTCGACTCGCGCTCGCGCTCAAGCGTCCGTGCGCAGCCTCGTAGGAAACGTCATGAGCGTCTTACTACCCAACATGGCGGACTTTGATACCATTTATGAGTTGGAAGACGAAGAGGATGAGCACGTAGTAAGCGAGGAACACTTGCCTAGATACTGTCCGGAGCCCGTGGTCATGCGAGGGGCCGGCCACATCACAGTGTAAGCAAAGCCGTGTTTGTCACTTCGTCTGCCCGCCTGTCgctttgttgttttggtgtcTCCATCCGGAGCCTGTTTAGCTGATGCTAGCAAGCTAGCTAACGACAAACACAACAACTAACAGCTAGATCTATGATTTGTCTGAACAGACAGTTTTTCTACTTGGCTTAATTTAACCTCAACAATGTCAACAGCcgtgttttttaatgttaactGTGAATTTAGAGGTAATTACCAGTATTTGTCGGTTGGCAAATTTAGTTGTTGTGTACCGTTAGCGAGAAAAATGTAGCTTTAACGTCATAACCGAGCAGACTCATTCATCAACATCAGTCTGGTGGTGTTAACACAGAGGTTATAAAGTCATCTATCACATTAGCTCAGTGTCACAAACCTAAACACAGCCGTAGACTAGTTTATTCCAAGTTGTTTCTCTTGTTCCCACAGGAATATCAGCTCCTGACTGAGCTACATTTTCACTTTAACTTAGGctgatgtcattttttaaagatgatttcacCCATAAATACGATCAAGGAGATGCCATTTCTAAACAGTTTTCCACTGAATTTAATTATAAACTAATTTCAGAAGTTTGAGAAATACAGACTCTTAGCTGGAAACATATTCAGCTTACTTAATCAGTTTCCTTCTGGACTTTGATCAAACTAAACAGAAAGTCTGTCAAATTTAAAGCAAACTACAACTGATCATTCTTAGATAATCTGGTTAAAGTGACATTTCTCAGGTGTTCCACCAACAGCAGACCAACATTGATTATTTGCAGAATGAGAACTGGAAATAAACACAGTTGATAAGGAGTATctaatagggatgcacaatattggactTTTGTTGATATGAGCTGATAAGCTggtatttaaaaattaatttttgccaatattgaTGCCTATGTTTAACTGTAGTTCAGACCTACTACTCAAGTCCCCAAAAAGcaatatttaaagtttgaggatgaacaaatgaacacattttagtccttataacacatttcaaagtaaggaatgatgataaatggCTAAAAAGACTACAGCTGTCATCGGTCTGTTGGTCTAGTCTAAAATTCCACCAACTTAGTTGTccatatggccaatatttacagctgatacaggcagatttttatagccaaagttgtagttgtaaatattggcagaaatgttcatatttcacaccactttttcacttttcaagCTATATGTCGATTGCcttatcatgccaataatattgtgcattcctagcATCTAATATCAAAATACAGTATCAGTATGGCAGTTTTATTGTAAAAGGTGGCGTCTGAGACTAAACAAGGGATGATTGAACTGTAGTAAAGCTGTGGCCTGAAATTATCTTTCTGTAGATGTATGTCAAATAGGGATGCTGcaataccacatttttcctgACCAAGTATGAGTACAAGTACTTAGGGTATATTTGGGTACTCACCAATACAGAGTGCAAATAAGAGTACTTTATAATACCATTACTGTTCATAAAGTTTCAACAGATGTTCTCCCCCCCCTTCTCTTGACAGTTTATCAGTGCAGTTTTTATTCCCCTCTACTTTTGTCACTCTTATTTATTTAAgaatatcaccaaactgcagacatggctctaACTTTGACAACATACTTACATAACGAGAGGCTATAGGTATTAGCAGCTAtcagcttaaaaagtgaattaccAGTATCAACAGGTATGAACATTGCTTCCAGTATTTATAACTAATATTTTGTccataaaaatctgcctatatcagctgtaagtattggctttacaaacaaataagttagtgaagtttaaggctggaccaacagacttaAGTcaagctgaagtctttttctttatttctaataATTCCTTTCACTTCGAAGCATGTTTAAAGACAggaatttgttcattttttcatcctcaaactttatgCGTTTTAAGGACTACCTTtagatatcagtatcagtattggGAACCGGcaaaatattgtgcatccctatcctgaacattttgaatgaagccccaaatATTAGAATGTCTACTTCCCCACTCCTCTTTCAGCTTGGCTCAGCCTTTCTTTGCATTGGAGACACTTGGTgattttataatgaaaataatataataacgTAACATATCATAAATCATATAATACTTcctattttaaaataatgattccTCTTTATTGTGATTCATATACCAACTGTATTTTAAtaccataaaaaaaacatggagtTAGGCTAATTCATGTCTCATTCCAAGTGCTATTATGCAGCAATACCTTTCATCATCAggggttttattttggtaaagTTGAGTGGGTTAACACGtgttttttatatgtatttatgaCCTATGGTAAGACATTTCTGAACAAAAATAAGATTATCTTTACATGGACTAAAATTagctaaagcagtggttctcaggtggtctagcctcaggacccaccagtatctttaataaaacatttgattttaccCATTATCATAATAAAACGGAATAAAGTAAAAGGTATGGATGCATGTACTTTATagagtttttgccacattttttccagacacataTCTGCAACCTACTGAAAActgctttgtgacccacttttgggtcctggcccaccaccagttgagaacaaccgcacttaagtttttatttattgtttgtgaTCATGCAAAATGCAGAAGTTATTACAAGGACCATTAAAGTACTAATGGCATATGAAAACCGAGTTATTGTATCCTTACCTTGCTAGTttcaatttgtcattttttgtttttttggatgtttttttcccatcatgcacagGGTAAAGCTAATTTTGCACACTTAATAATGATCATATCAAAGTTACACGTTTGTTCCTTTTTGTATTTCAGGTTTGGACTGAGCAACAGATTTGACACAGAATTCCCCTCTGTTCTCACGGGAAAGGTACAGTTCTTTTTGCACTTCAGTCCTGCTTTCTGTTCAATTCCAAGTGGGAAGAATTAAGTAATTGAAGCCACAGTGTTTCTATTGTTTCCATTTTGGGCCTTTAATAGCCCTGACTTCCCTACACCAGCCCATTCAGAAAACCTCTCCAAGTGGTTTTGATCTGACAGAGATGCATTTCATCTAATGTCGCAGAGTGTGGAGAAAAGAGCCTGAATGTGCTGCTGCCCAGCTCTGTAAATGAGTAAGCCGTCTATGGGGCTCAGTTGGCGGGGACCCCAGTGTTTTGGAGGGTCTAGCTCCAGgtgataaaataatgaaatgaagACTTTGCCGCAGACAAGAAAGGAAAGCTTCCTGGGTCGGAcgcagaaacacaaaaaggcTGTAGGGGTAAGAGCAGGCCGAGGGAAGTGTGGGGCAATAAAAAGTACCTTCAGTATTGTGACCCAGGGTGACACGTGATGGATGAGGTCACAATTATGATGATTGAAGGGTGCAGATCAGGCCCTGCTGGGCTTTATTCCGAGGTCTTTGGCTGTTTGCAAAGAGACCTTTGCATCCTGTCATAAAAGATTACGACCCCTGTTTTATGGCGTACAGACTCAGAGAGGAATGAGCATCCATTCAAGTTGTTTGGCCGGCGCTGCCACAGGCACTGAGCTTATCTCTCCTTTGAGTCCCTCCTTGCCTTGAACAGTCTAGAGCTCGGTTAGCAAATCAGAGGCAGAGTATTTAGAGATCTCATCTCATCTCTGGACAACATCTGCAAATATCTACCTGTTGGTTTTCTAAAGCTCTTTGATCTTTGTGCTCAGGTTTTCTTTGCAGCAATTAGGAATCTTTCATGTCAGCACCACCTACAAACACTGAAGTGTCTCTTCCTATTACTCTTAACAGTTTGGTTACAGCTTCAGTTTGCTGTTATTTCCCCTACTTCTTGTACcctaaaggaaataaaaaaaatacaaccagAATATCTCTTAATTTCTAGGTAGCGCCAGAGGAATTCAAAACCAGCATCAGCAGGGTGAACGCCTGCTTGAAGAAGAACTTGCCGGTGAATGTGAAGTGGCTTCTCTGCGGCTGCCtgtgttgctgctgtacagtagGCTGCAGTCTATGGCCCGTTATCTGCCTCAACAAGAGAGTAAGTCACAGCCTTCCTGCGACACAGGTCGGACAGTTTAACTCTCCCTTACATCAGCTGCTGATTACTCAGGGGCTGTTATAGCAATTCAGCTTCGTTGCTCACAGAGCAGAGGGTAATAACAACTCATGTTCAATTAGTGGCTCTGTGTAGAAGTGACGCATTGCGCTGCTCAGCTCCTCTCCTGCTCAGCTCAAGGGTGCGTCATTTAAAGGTGGGGTTACCACTCAGATTTAATGGCAACAAAGTGGAAATTACTAGCTGGTAAATTGTTAGTTCAGTCCATAAATCCTAACACCGGGGCTGTTTACTGATACCTGTTAAAGTGTTAAACTGAGCAATTAGTGTTCTATTCCTGCTTTAATgataatgtgtttgttttctttttccacagACGAGACGGTCCATTCACAAGTTGTTAGAGTGGGAAAATAACCGATTATACCACAAGGTAAGAAAGACAACACATTTGCACCTGCGTGGAAGTGCTTATTTGTCTGTGTCAGTGTAAGCCAAGGACCTCTGTGATGGATTATGACCATCTATCTGTTTTCTAAACTCTTAACCCCTTCACACCAGTCGCTCAGAGCTGAGTCAGATCTGATACACGGGGTCTGAGTCAGATCTCATGCACAGGGTCCTAGAAGACCATGAGGTCAGCAGTAAAATGCcgtgttaattttgttttgtctcGCAGCAACAAATTACTGCTAGTAGCTGTGCAAAGGCATAAAGGAAGCTCTTCAGGGTGTCTGGCCACAGTTTGACCCCAGCCAGACCAGACAGCCCTGCTCCCAAATTCCCCTGACACTAAGGGGGAGATTTCAGACAGATTTtcttttgtgtgtctttgtgtctgtTTGAGAGTCAGAGAGGTGTTCATTCattgtgtctgtgtcttttcTTCTCTCCAGCTCGGGCTGCACTGGAAACTcagtaaaagaaaatgtgaaagcAGTAATATGATGGAATATGTAAGTATGCTGTCAGTCACACATATTGATTATTTATATCTGCAGCTGACCGGGAGATCATTTTCTTAATTAGTCTCTTAATCATGAACTCTGCAAGTTATCAGAAAATAGTCAGAAATGGTCATTATTATCGTTGGGGtttaataatcaaaatattaaCAGAGTGATGGCCTTATTCATCCACGGGGATAAAACTGTATCTTTAAAGAGTAATGTGGAAAAGTGTGATTGGTATCAATAGTTTGGGATAAACATTGGTGTTGATAGTTCCGACTGAACCCCCGAGTCTTCTAGTGGGCTTGAAGTGTTTGGAATTAATAAACTGTCATCAATTTTAATGGTGGATCTCTCTTTTTGTAGTATATACAATTTTCTCAGAAAATGTATCACCATAAATCCACAAACAAATCTGACCTATATAACTTCACCCAACTACTGCTTCCacaaattacatttatttagtACACTCCAATCTCTAATCTGTCTTTTCCCCTCTATgaacaaataatgaaaacatcTTAACACAACCATTAAACAGATCAAAAATGCTGTGGTCATTACAGGCAAATACTGCCTAAGATTGTACAGTTTGGAAGAGGACAAATcacaaactttaaagaaaaatgtactaaaaaattAAGCAAAACTATAATTTCAACCACGTAGCTCCATTCTTTGAGGTATCCTTTAACCCTTGGAACCCCAAGCCagttttgctatttttgttCCGCCTGTGTTGttttatgcaaaaatgcatGTAGAATCTCAATCCTTTTAAGCACAATCAATATTTAGACATCTGTTTTTTCCAGGATAACTTGGACTATCAGGATATGTCCTGCATCGTTTGTGACCAGTTTTGTTTCTATAAGATTTACTTGACATATTCAGGCTTGGGGGAAAGAAGAACAAGAttccaattaaataaaaaaacacatctgacaTACCAGATATTTGTATAAACagacaacagaaaacaaaaagcttaaattaaaaaaaagaactggtTATGGTGTCATCAGTCAGTCTAATAGAAAATAACCATgatacttgtactttttttttttttttttaattgacaatTAAGCACCACATCTTAGTCAAACAGTGCGTACATTTTACGTTAACACCCTAtccccccaaaacaaaacaagcacaatTTCCAACGTAAACACAGAGCATAGCACAGTCCTGCATTACAAAGTAGGATATCAAATTGTTGAAACATTGTTATCATTGACATACTGTGAGTGAAGCAATACAGACAACAGAGCCTCCCCTTGTCTTCTAGCCATCTTCTCCTGGTTAGGAAAGAGCCCTCCAGAATATACTGCATGTTCTCAGCCCCAtataatcaagaaatggagTCCATTTGTGATAGAATTTTCCTATTGTCCCCCGGACCAATATGTTAAATATTCAATAGGTAGCAAATCAAATATGACCTTGTGCCAGTCAGAAACAGTTGGTGGTTTATGTGAACATTTGATATCTACATTTGATACATAAAGCAGACTTTTCAGGGTTCATCCTATGTCTAAGTTGTGAAGAGATCTGAAGACAATGTAGCAGCCTAAATTGTAACTCTTTAATACTTGTacttttcattgatttaacctttatttaaccaggaaaaacctCGCTGAGCTTAAGAATCTCGCTGCCATACACAGAAAACATTATACAAGATACATAGATGAATTGcattaaaagacacaaaataacACAATTCAGCAGCAAATATTTACCAAAATTAACAAGTAGAGATCATACATCCCTAACAAGAttcaaatacagaaatatgcACACTCATATTATGGAAGCATgatatttgttttttgctgctttgccCATATTTCCAAAACCCCCTTAAGGGGacacataaatattcacacctTTTTTAAACTGGTTAGTGCTTATTGTGGAGAGCACAGAGTGTCTTCTCTGCTAAAACTAACCTGGACAATCGGATGCTGAAATTAATGATAGATGCATTCTTTTTCAAATACAGACATTcggcaataaaaaaaagaaagaaaataattaacatTACATTAACATTTGGtgcaaaatgtatttgtaatagtagtagtagtagaacCAAACTTCATCTGAATTTTTGAGAGCAGCAAACAGGACTTCTAACTCTATTCTCTAAATAAGAATGAGTACCTTTTTATTGAGCTTattctttcaaattaaaatgatttctcCGAACCATGCCAATATATAGTCAGTgtgttagctgtaaatatcagcagaaatctattttatttgttattaaCTTTTAAGCAAATATCAGGCCaataacattgtgcatccctgtcTCATATATACTTGGACTGGCAAGATGAATTGCA
This window encodes:
- the chic1 gene encoding cysteine-rich hydrophobic domain-containing protein 1 — protein: MSVLLPNMADFDTIYELEDEEDEHVVSEEHLPRYCPEPVVMRGAGHITVFGLSNRFDTEFPSVLTGKVAPEEFKTSISRVNACLKKNLPVNVKWLLCGCLCCCCTVGCSLWPVICLNKRTRRSIHKLLEWENNRLYHKLGLHWKLSKRKCESSNMMEYVILIEFLPKYPIFRPD